One Stigmatopora argus isolate UIUO_Sarg chromosome 20, RoL_Sarg_1.0, whole genome shotgun sequence genomic region harbors:
- the LOC144065528 gene encoding uncharacterized protein LOC144065528 isoform X6: MRTSAVASLLTAFFLQTVVAVPYYPDQLAYQNQRFRGRTSLFKEKLREGKASLLLRNVVVGDNGTYQCYVGTVSKTTVSTFEVHVEAPVTVIQIQQVEDNQLLCSSEGIFPRPQIRWFSRPALAPAPDSISNVLQQAETKLFSINSSLRLMGDGEYICKVSASNSSRRTTWRKTTLNISDTSKRIECALVINESDLAWTFNTSKVIASRPAGQKYVVADAWEKYVKDLSEDGSLHLRDLTPDRSGEYTCSRSNTTQMRVNVVFLRVTEHGYPKERDIVLGVLGER, encoded by the exons ATGAGGACGTCTGCGGTGGCTTCGCTGCTGACCGCCTTCTTCCTGCAAACGGTCGTCGCGG TACCGTATTATCCGGACCAACTGGCCTACCAGAACCAACGCTTCCGGGGGAGAACCTCGCTGTTCAAGGAAAAACTCAGAGAGGGGAAGGCGTCTTTGCTACTGAGGAACGTCGTCGTCGGAGATAACGGGACGTACCAGTGCTACGTGGGAACCGTCAGCAAAACCACTGTGTCTACCTTCGAAGTCCACGTTGAAG CTCCAGTCACCGTGATCCAGATCCAACAAGTTGAAGACAACCAACTGCTCTGCAGCTCGGAGGGAATCTTCCCTCGACCCCAAATCCGCTGGTTCTCCAGGCCTGCGTTGGCGCCAGCTCCGGACAGCATCTCCAACGTCCTCCAGCAGGCGGAGACAAAACTTTTCAGCATCAACAGCTCGCTCCGCCTGATGGGCGACGGCGAATACATCTGCAAAGTCAGCGCCTCCAACAGCAGCCGAAGAACCACGTGGAGGAAGACAA CTTTGAACATCTCCGACACGTCGAAGAGGATCGAGTGCGCGCTGGTGATCAACGAAAGCGACCTCGCGTGGACCTTCAACACCAGCAAGGTTATCGCCAGCAGGCCCGCCGGGCAGAAATATGTCGTGGCGGACGCCTGGGAGAAGTACGTGAAGGACTTGTCGGAGGACGGGAGCCTCCACCTGCGAGACCTGACGCCCGACCGAAGCGGAGAGTACACTTGCTCTCGGAGCAACACCACGCAAATGCGTGTGAATGTGGTTTTCTTGCGAGTGACGGAGCATG GGTATCCCAAAGAGCGGGACATCGTTTTAGGGGTGCTGGGGGAGCGGTAG